The following proteins come from a genomic window of Streptomyces liliiviolaceus:
- a CDS encoding DUF11 domain-containing protein, with amino-acid sequence MNERDTVRRPAAVCLALVMLLSLGGLTGCGSVMDTGKKSSIEVPDLFYLRPHGDDSGPERKVPFHVRAEDVTSRSGYEAQDHRLIVDVTGSGRTVRLKTSKIRKKNPRCSGTDTRVVCKVSGAYDSWSDLDRVYPYAAPDGRPGDSAKVRFRFTTPKGKTLTARTRVVVGEPVVQVRTTKVFEDVAPGSVLSTPLVVRNAGEVPVRGVGLELAVAEGLGFKSLYRNCRYSGSRPSLAVCEFPDLRIPPGEAVTLDPVLRLEVADTQMRTSFGRQAWALDMGPAKDSTVPEGGEPGDGPRLTAGTARGADLKGTFAGGDVDSAVRVDTYADFEVGVELSSERSEHTAHLKVRNNGPADPGTTRLLFTPPPGATVVEQPEEAIDEDVYQPSCELEKGTYSCPVRSGLEAGESSTFDFTFRLDGPGEGSVRVIDATGTDRRDPDPANDTAPVTVLP; translated from the coding sequence ATGAACGAGCGGGACACGGTACGGCGCCCGGCTGCCGTCTGCCTGGCGCTGGTGATGCTGCTGTCGCTGGGCGGACTGACCGGCTGCGGCAGTGTCATGGACACCGGGAAGAAGTCGTCGATCGAGGTGCCGGACCTGTTCTATCTCCGGCCGCACGGCGACGACTCCGGGCCCGAGAGGAAGGTGCCCTTCCATGTCCGGGCCGAGGACGTGACGTCCAGGAGCGGTTACGAGGCGCAGGACCACCGGCTCATCGTGGACGTCACCGGGTCCGGCCGGACCGTACGGCTCAAGACCTCGAAGATCCGCAAGAAGAACCCCAGGTGCTCCGGGACCGACACCCGGGTCGTCTGCAAGGTGAGCGGTGCGTACGACAGCTGGTCCGACCTGGACCGCGTCTATCCGTACGCGGCCCCGGACGGCCGGCCCGGCGACAGCGCGAAGGTCCGGTTCCGGTTCACCACTCCGAAGGGGAAGACGCTCACCGCCCGCACCCGGGTCGTCGTCGGCGAGCCCGTCGTGCAGGTGCGCACGACGAAGGTGTTCGAGGACGTCGCACCCGGCTCCGTCCTCAGCACGCCGCTGGTGGTCCGCAACGCCGGGGAGGTGCCCGTGCGGGGCGTCGGCCTGGAACTCGCCGTCGCCGAGGGCCTGGGTTTCAAGAGCCTGTACCGCAACTGCCGTTATTCGGGGTCGCGTCCCTCCCTCGCGGTGTGCGAGTTCCCCGACCTGCGCATACCGCCCGGGGAGGCGGTCACCCTCGACCCGGTCCTGCGGCTGGAGGTGGCCGACACACAGATGCGCACGTCCTTCGGCCGGCAAGCATGGGCTTTGGACATGGGCCCCGCGAAGGACAGCACCGTACCCGAGGGCGGCGAGCCCGGCGACGGCCCGCGGCTGACGGCGGGGACCGCCAGGGGCGCCGATCTGAAGGGGACCTTCGCGGGCGGCGACGTGGACAGCGCGGTGCGGGTGGACACCTACGCCGACTTCGAGGTCGGTGTCGAGCTGAGCAGCGAGCGCTCCGAGCACACCGCGCACCTGAAGGTCCGCAACAACGGGCCCGCCGACCCCGGCACCACCCGGCTGCTGTTCACCCCGCCACCGGGCGCCACCGTGGTCGAGCAGCCTGAGGAGGCCATCGACGAGGACGTGTACCAGCCCTCCTGCGAGCTGGAGAAGGGCACATATTCCTGCCCCGTGCGGAGCGGGCTCGAAGCGGGGGAGTCG
- a CDS encoding lytic polysaccharide monooxygenase auxiliary activity family 9 protein — protein sequence MRLTTTPAPPPERPPRPPRPSPLRGFPLPARGRAFLLILLALVVTVPALGLVVSAGGEAEAHGTPMKPASRTFLCWQDALTDTGEIKPINPACKAAQQVSGTTPFYNWFSVLRSDGAGRTRGFVPDGELCSGGNTNFTGFNTPSADWPLTHLTSGATVDFSYNAWAAHPGWFYVYLTKDGYDPTKPLTWNDMEAQPFLSVDHPPLNGSPGTVEANYSWSGRLPAGKSGRHLVYMVWQRSDSAETFYSCSDIVFDGGNGEVTGIHDPGNPTEPPAGACSAARRTTGSWSGGYQSEVTVTNSGDVPLLGWMVDWSLPAGQSVASLWSGNATYSGQDVMVHNADWNGSLDPGESTTFGYVVQGSGGDTATALPCRPG from the coding sequence ATGCGCCTGACAACCACTCCGGCCCCACCACCCGAGCGCCCCCCACGCCCTCCACGCCCCTCACCGCTCCGCGGCTTCCCGCTGCCCGCCCGCGGCAGAGCCTTCCTCCTCATCCTGCTGGCCCTGGTCGTCACGGTCCCGGCCCTCGGCCTGGTCGTCTCGGCGGGCGGCGAGGCCGAGGCCCACGGCACCCCGATGAAGCCCGCGAGCCGCACCTTCCTGTGCTGGCAGGACGCGCTCACCGACACCGGTGAGATCAAGCCGATCAACCCGGCCTGCAAGGCGGCCCAGCAGGTCAGCGGCACGACGCCGTTCTACAACTGGTTCTCGGTGCTGCGCTCCGACGGAGCCGGCCGGACCCGAGGCTTCGTGCCCGACGGCGAACTGTGCAGCGGCGGCAACACCAACTTCACCGGCTTCAACACCCCGAGCGCCGACTGGCCGCTCACCCATCTCACCTCGGGCGCGACCGTCGACTTCTCCTACAACGCCTGGGCCGCGCACCCGGGTTGGTTCTATGTCTACCTCACCAAGGACGGCTACGACCCGACCAAGCCGCTCACCTGGAACGACATGGAGGCACAGCCGTTCCTGAGCGTCGACCACCCGCCGCTGAACGGCTCCCCGGGCACGGTCGAGGCCAACTACTCCTGGTCCGGGCGGCTTCCGGCGGGCAAGTCGGGCCGCCACCTCGTCTACATGGTCTGGCAGCGCTCGGACAGCGCGGAGACCTTCTACTCCTGCTCCGACATCGTCTTCGACGGCGGCAACGGAGAGGTGACGGGCATCCACGACCCGGGCAACCCGACCGAGCCCCCGGCCGGCGCCTGCTCCGCCGCCCGCCGTACGACTGGCAGCTGGTCCGGCGGCTACCAGTCCGAGGTGACCGTCACCAACAGCGGGGACGTGCCGCTGCTCGGCTGGATGGTCGACTGGTCGCTGCCGGCCGGGCAGTCCGTGGCCAGTCTCTGGAGCGGCAACGCCACGTACAGCGGTCAGGACGTGATGGTCCACAACGCCGACTGGAACGGGTCGCTCGATCCGGGCGAGAGCACCACGTTCGGTTACGTCGTCCAGGGCTCCGGAGGTGATACGGCGACCGCCCTGCCGTGCCGACCGGGCTGA
- a CDS encoding DUF3500 domain-containing protein translates to MTEPDTEEPAAQASAAQAPQTGRQAHASRRNFMRKVFFASGATAVATMGGAGAWAALAADETDATASATPSGTPTGAPTGTPTGGPGGAGSPGNQSITEDFFGLTTDGKKIDDLFTVHSEGVATAPVIAAADAFLAGLSATQKSATQFTVHSTEWRLWSNVDAYDRQGVSIADLSDEQQALGKALLKSALSADGLETTEKIRRINQAAGEAIGNTDSFNEEAFYYTVLGTPSATEPWGFQFDGHHLVVNYFVLGGQVVMSPCFWGSEPTEIEIDGTTVSVCKEEVRASLAFINSLTAAQRTVAVESTTKSNESMKAGAFADNAVQEYTGIRGTALTAAQKSKLLGIVEAFAGRAKADVAKARLAEVRAHLNDTYVTWAGGIADDSAFYVRVHSPVVWVEVDCQAPGPLAGAYGASQGSGATQMHVHSVIRTPNGNDYGKELLRQHYLTSPHHR, encoded by the coding sequence ATGACCGAGCCCGACACCGAGGAGCCCGCGGCGCAAGCGTCCGCGGCACAGGCGCCGCAGACAGGGCGTCAGGCCCACGCGAGCCGCCGGAACTTCATGCGCAAGGTGTTCTTCGCCAGCGGCGCCACCGCCGTCGCGACGATGGGCGGCGCCGGCGCCTGGGCCGCCCTCGCCGCCGACGAGACCGATGCCACCGCGTCGGCCACCCCGAGCGGCACCCCCACCGGTGCCCCCACCGGCACCCCCACCGGAGGCCCCGGCGGAGCCGGAAGCCCCGGCAACCAGTCCATCACCGAGGACTTCTTCGGCCTCACCACCGACGGCAAGAAGATCGACGACCTCTTCACGGTCCACTCCGAGGGCGTCGCGACCGCCCCGGTGATCGCCGCGGCCGACGCCTTCCTGGCCGGACTGAGCGCCACACAGAAGTCGGCGACGCAGTTCACCGTGCACTCCACCGAGTGGCGGCTGTGGAGCAACGTCGACGCCTACGACCGCCAGGGCGTCTCGATCGCCGACCTCTCCGACGAACAGCAGGCCCTCGGCAAGGCCCTGCTGAAGTCGGCGCTCAGCGCCGACGGCCTGGAGACCACGGAGAAGATCCGCAGGATCAACCAGGCGGCGGGGGAGGCGATCGGCAACACGGACTCCTTCAACGAGGAGGCCTTCTACTACACGGTGCTGGGCACGCCGTCCGCCACCGAACCCTGGGGCTTCCAGTTCGACGGGCACCACCTGGTCGTCAACTACTTCGTGCTCGGCGGCCAGGTCGTCATGAGCCCCTGTTTCTGGGGCTCGGAGCCGACCGAGATCGAGATCGACGGCACGACCGTCTCCGTGTGCAAGGAGGAGGTGAGGGCGAGCCTCGCCTTCATCAACTCCCTCACCGCGGCCCAGCGCACGGTCGCGGTCGAGTCCACGACCAAGTCGAACGAGTCCATGAAGGCCGGCGCCTTCGCCGACAACGCCGTCCAGGAGTACACCGGCATCCGCGGCACGGCCCTCACCGCCGCCCAGAAGTCCAAGCTCCTCGGCATCGTCGAGGCCTTCGCCGGCCGGGCCAAGGCCGATGTCGCCAAAGCCCGGCTGGCCGAGGTGCGGGCCCACCTGAACGACACCTACGTCACCTGGGCGGGCGGCATCGCGGACGACTCGGCCTTCTACGTCCGGGTGCACAGCCCGGTCGTCTGGGTCGAGGTCGACTGCCAGGCCCCCGGCCCGCTCGCGGGCGCGTACGGCGCCTCGCAGGGCAGCGGCGCCACCCAGATGCACGTCCACTCCGTCATCCGCACCCCGAACGGCAACGACTACGGGAAGGAGCTCCTGCGACAGCACTACCTGACGTCCCCCCACCACCGCTGA
- a CDS encoding sensor histidine kinase has protein sequence MRPRLPERRSLRTRLLLFIGVTLVVVCAAMALTTVLAQRAYLMGNLDERVTDAAERSQGGLQRRTGDDTDLGFLNERGQAVGTLAARFDADADRTEAGTGQVIAAQVVTDDGTQQTLTAAQRAALDGIPTDGSLHTRTIPGLGTYRVTAIAGDGVPVLTGLPMDDVQDMIGGLVLIEAVAGALGLAAAGMVCAVVIRRQLRPLGRVAATAVEVSRVPLGRGAVTGLTRVRERDTYPGSEAGQVGAALNRMIDHVESSLAERQRSEERMRRFLADASHELRTPLASIAGYAELMNRGTQRIEPTLAWRRVSAESARMTGLVEDLLLLARLDEGRPLQSSEVDLAALVAEAVWDARAAGDGHDWQLALLLDTPALVLGDEARLHQVVANLLANARVHTPAGTTVVASVEATEAHCVIRVRDDGPGIPAHLLPAVFERFTRGDVSRSRNAPADGGSGLGLAIVAAIATAHSGHIDVQSAPGRTEFTLTLPPSPALLEAPSATARPALATGTPRPDAG, from the coding sequence ATGAGGCCGCGCCTGCCGGAGCGGCGCTCCCTGCGCACCCGTCTCCTGCTCTTCATCGGCGTCACCCTGGTCGTCGTCTGCGCGGCGATGGCGCTCACCACCGTCCTCGCCCAGCGCGCCTACCTGATGGGCAACCTCGACGAGCGCGTCACCGACGCCGCCGAGCGCAGCCAGGGCGGACTGCAGCGCCGCACGGGCGACGACACGGACCTCGGCTTCCTGAACGAGCGCGGCCAGGCGGTCGGCACGCTGGCCGCCCGCTTCGACGCCGACGCCGACAGGACAGAGGCCGGGACCGGACAGGTCATCGCGGCCCAGGTCGTCACGGACGACGGTACGCAGCAGACCCTCACCGCCGCCCAGCGCGCGGCCCTGGACGGCATCCCTACCGACGGCTCCCTGCACACCCGGACCATCCCCGGCCTCGGCACCTATCGAGTGACCGCCATCGCGGGCGACGGCGTCCCCGTGCTCACCGGGCTCCCGATGGACGACGTACAGGACATGATCGGTGGCCTGGTCCTGATCGAGGCCGTCGCGGGGGCACTCGGCCTGGCCGCCGCGGGCATGGTCTGCGCCGTGGTGATACGCCGTCAGCTGCGCCCGCTCGGCAGGGTGGCCGCCACCGCCGTCGAGGTCTCACGCGTCCCGCTGGGCCGGGGCGCGGTCACCGGCCTCACCCGGGTACGCGAACGGGACACCTACCCCGGCAGCGAGGCCGGGCAGGTCGGCGCCGCGCTCAACCGCATGATCGACCATGTGGAGTCCTCGCTCGCCGAACGCCAGCGCAGCGAGGAACGCATGCGCCGCTTCCTCGCGGACGCCAGCCATGAACTCCGTACGCCGCTCGCGTCCATCGCCGGATACGCGGAACTGATGAACCGCGGGACCCAGCGGATCGAGCCCACGCTGGCCTGGCGGCGGGTCTCCGCCGAGTCCGCGCGTATGACGGGCCTCGTGGAGGACCTGCTGCTGCTCGCCCGGCTCGACGAGGGGCGCCCGCTCCAGTCGTCCGAGGTCGACCTCGCGGCGCTGGTCGCCGAGGCGGTGTGGGACGCGCGGGCGGCGGGCGACGGTCACGACTGGCAGCTGGCGCTGCTCCTCGACACCCCGGCGCTCGTCCTCGGCGACGAGGCCCGCCTCCACCAGGTGGTGGCCAACCTGTTGGCCAACGCGCGGGTGCACACGCCTGCCGGCACGACGGTCGTCGCCTCGGTGGAGGCCACGGAGGCCCACTGTGTGATCCGTGTCCGCGACGACGGGCCCGGTATCCCGGCGCATCTGCTGCCCGCGGTCTTCGAACGCTTCACGCGGGGTGACGTGTCCCGGTCCCGGAACGCCCCCGCCGACGGTGGCTCAGGCCTGGGCCTCGCCATTGTCGCGGCCATCGCGACTGCCCACAGTGGCCACATAGACGTGCAGAGCGCGCCGGGTCGGACGGAGTTCACGCTCACGCTGCCGCCGTCCCCTGCGCTCCTGGAAGCACCCTCGGCGACTGCTCGGCCGGCGCTGGCCACGGGCACACCACGCCCGGACGCCGGCTGA
- a CDS encoding response regulator transcription factor, with protein sequence MSGTRSEPVRVLIVDDEPGLTELLSVAVTEAGWRPYPAPDGHSALRVARARAPHAVVLDGMLPDLDGIQVLRRLRQENPKLPVLMLTARDALEHRIDGLASGADDYVTKPFSLEEVVLRLRALLRRSGAADPRSGASVLALGDLVLTEETREVHRDGTRIQLTAKEFDLLGLLLSHPRQVLSKTQILDRVWSSCFDGGGNLVEVYISSLRRKIDRGRTPMIHTVRGVGYAIRPPGDGR encoded by the coding sequence ATGTCTGGCACCCGGAGCGAGCCCGTACGCGTACTGATCGTCGACGACGAGCCAGGTCTGACCGAACTGCTCTCCGTGGCCGTCACGGAGGCAGGCTGGCGTCCCTACCCGGCCCCGGACGGACACTCCGCGCTGCGCGTGGCCCGCGCCCGCGCCCCGCACGCCGTCGTCCTCGACGGAATGCTCCCCGACCTGGACGGCATCCAGGTCCTGCGTCGGCTGCGCCAGGAGAACCCGAAGCTGCCTGTCCTGATGCTCACCGCGCGCGACGCGCTGGAACACCGCATCGACGGCCTCGCCTCCGGCGCCGACGACTACGTGACGAAGCCCTTCTCCCTGGAGGAGGTCGTCCTGCGGTTGCGCGCGCTGCTGCGGCGCTCCGGCGCCGCCGACCCCAGGTCCGGCGCTTCCGTACTCGCCCTCGGGGACCTGGTGCTGACCGAGGAGACCCGGGAGGTGCACCGCGACGGTACGCGGATCCAGCTCACCGCCAAGGAGTTCGACCTGCTCGGCCTGCTGCTGAGCCACCCGCGCCAGGTGCTGAGCAAGACACAGATCCTCGATCGTGTGTGGAGCAGTTGCTTCGACGGCGGAGGGAACCTCGTCGAGGTCTACATCTCCAGCCTCCGCCGCAAGATCGACAGAGGGCGGACGCCGATGATCCACACCGTACGCGGCGTCGGGTACGCCATCAGACCGCCGGGGGACGGCAGATGA
- the acnA gene encoding aconitate hydratase AcnA → MSANSFDARSTLSVGDESYEIFRLDKVEGSARLPYSLKVLLENLLRTEDGANITADHIRALGGWDSQAQPSQEIQFTPARVIMQDFTGVPCVVDLATMREAVKELGGDPAKINPLAPAELVIDHSVIADKFGSNDAFAQNVELEYGRNKERYQFLRWGQTAFDEFKVVPPGTGIVHQVNIEHLARTVMVRNGQAYPDTLVGTDSHTTMVNGLGVLGWGVGGIEAEAAMLGQPVSMLIPRVVGFKLTGELTPGTTATDLVLTITEMLRKHGVVGKFVEFYGEGVAATSLANRATIGNMSPEFGSTAAIFPIDGETLNYLKLTGRSEQQVALVEAYAKEQGLWLDPAAEPDFSEKLELDLASVVPSIAGPKRPQDRIVLANAAQKFAQDVRNYVEDDDEAGKESFPASDAPASSNGVPSRPTTVTAADGSTYEIDHGAVTVAAITSCTNTSNPYVMVAAALVAKKAVEKGLTRKPWVKTTLAPGSKVVTDYFDKAGLTPYLDKIGFNLVGYGCTTCIGNSGPLPEEVSKAVNEHDLAVTSVLSGNRNFEGRINPDVKMNYLASPPLVVAYAIAGSMKVDITKDALGTDQDGKPVFLEDIWPTEAEVNDVVANTIGEDMFNKSYQDVFAGDAQWQALSIPTGNTFEWDAQSTYVRKPPYFEGMTMETSPVSDITGARVLAKLGDSVTTDHISPAGAIKADTPAGKYLTEHGVERRDFNSYGSRRGNHEVMIRGTFANIRLRNQIAPGTEGGYTRDFTQADGPVSFIYDASRNYIEQGTPLAILAGKEYGSGSSRDWAAKGTALLGVKAVIAESYERIHRSNLIGMGVIPLQYPEGQTAESLGLTGEEAFSFTGITELNEGTTPRTVKVTTDTGVEFDAVVRIDTPGEADYYRNGGILQYVLRSLIAK, encoded by the coding sequence GTGTCGGCGAACAGCTTCGACGCCCGTAGCACGCTCAGCGTGGGCGACGAGTCCTACGAGATCTTCCGGCTGGACAAGGTGGAAGGCTCGGCCCGCCTTCCGTACAGCCTCAAGGTCCTGCTGGAGAACCTGCTCCGTACCGAGGACGGCGCGAACATCACCGCCGACCACATCCGCGCACTCGGCGGATGGGACTCGCAGGCCCAGCCCAGCCAGGAGATCCAGTTCACGCCGGCCCGCGTGATCATGCAGGACTTCACCGGCGTGCCCTGCGTCGTGGACCTCGCCACCATGCGCGAGGCCGTGAAGGAGCTCGGCGGCGACCCGGCGAAGATCAACCCGCTGGCCCCGGCCGAGCTGGTCATCGACCACTCCGTCATCGCCGACAAGTTCGGCAGCAACGACGCGTTCGCGCAGAACGTCGAGCTGGAGTACGGCCGCAACAAGGAGCGCTACCAGTTCCTGCGCTGGGGCCAGACCGCCTTCGACGAGTTCAAGGTCGTCCCGCCCGGCACCGGCATCGTCCACCAGGTCAACATCGAGCACCTGGCGCGTACGGTCATGGTCCGCAACGGCCAGGCGTACCCCGACACGCTGGTCGGCACCGACTCCCACACCACCATGGTCAACGGCCTCGGTGTGCTCGGCTGGGGCGTCGGCGGCATCGAGGCCGAGGCCGCGATGCTCGGCCAGCCGGTCTCCATGCTCATCCCGCGCGTCGTCGGCTTCAAGCTGACCGGTGAGCTCACGCCCGGCACCACCGCCACCGACCTCGTGCTCACGATCACCGAGATGCTCCGCAAGCACGGCGTCGTCGGCAAGTTCGTCGAGTTCTACGGCGAGGGTGTGGCGGCCACGAGCCTCGCCAACCGCGCCACCATCGGCAACATGTCGCCGGAGTTCGGCTCCACCGCCGCGATCTTCCCGATCGACGGCGAGACCCTGAACTACCTCAAGCTCACCGGCCGCTCCGAGCAGCAGGTCGCGCTCGTCGAGGCGTACGCCAAGGAGCAGGGCCTCTGGCTCGACCCGGCCGCCGAGCCCGACTTCTCCGAGAAGCTGGAGCTGGACCTCGCGTCGGTCGTCCCCTCGATCGCCGGCCCGAAGCGCCCGCAGGACCGCATCGTCCTCGCGAACGCCGCGCAGAAGTTCGCGCAGGACGTCCGCAACTACGTCGAGGATGACGACGAGGCGGGCAAGGAGTCCTTCCCGGCCTCCGACGCCCCGGCCAGCAGCAACGGCGTACCGTCCCGCCCGACCACGGTCACCGCCGCCGACGGCTCGACGTACGAGATCGACCACGGCGCCGTCACCGTCGCCGCGATCACCTCGTGCACCAACACCTCGAACCCGTACGTCATGGTCGCCGCCGCGCTCGTCGCGAAGAAGGCCGTGGAGAAGGGCCTGACCCGCAAGCCCTGGGTCAAGACCACCCTCGCGCCCGGCTCCAAGGTCGTCACCGACTACTTCGACAAGGCGGGGCTCACCCCCTACCTCGACAAGATCGGCTTCAACCTCGTCGGCTACGGCTGCACCACCTGCATCGGCAACTCCGGCCCGCTGCCGGAGGAGGTCTCCAAGGCGGTCAACGAGCACGACCTCGCGGTCACCTCGGTCCTCTCCGGCAACCGCAACTTCGAGGGCCGGATCAACCCCGACGTCAAGATGAACTACCTGGCCTCCCCGCCGCTGGTCGTCGCGTACGCCATCGCGGGCTCCATGAAGGTGGACATCACCAAGGACGCGCTCGGCACCGACCAGGACGGCAAGCCGGTCTTCCTCGAAGACATCTGGCCGACCGAGGCCGAGGTCAACGACGTGGTGGCGAACACCATCGGCGAGGACATGTTCAACAAGTCCTACCAGGACGTCTTCGCGGGCGACGCCCAGTGGCAGGCCCTGTCGATCCCCACCGGCAACACCTTCGAGTGGGACGCGCAGTCCACCTACGTGCGCAAGCCCCCGTACTTCGAGGGCATGACGATGGAGACCAGCCCGGTCTCCGACATCACCGGCGCGCGCGTGCTCGCCAAGCTGGGCGACTCGGTCACCACCGACCACATCTCCCCGGCCGGCGCCATCAAGGCCGACACCCCGGCGGGCAAGTACCTCACCGAGCACGGTGTGGAGCGCCGTGACTTCAACAGCTACGGCTCGCGCCGCGGCAACCACGAGGTCATGATCCGCGGCACGTTCGCCAACATCCGCCTGCGCAACCAGATCGCGCCGGGCACCGAGGGCGGCTACACCCGCGACTTCACCCAGGCGGACGGCCCGGTGTCGTTCATCTACGACGCCTCGCGCAACTACATCGAGCAGGGCACCCCGCTGGCCATCCTGGCGGGCAAGGAGTACGGCTCCGGCTCGTCCCGCGACTGGGCCGCCAAGGGCACCGCGCTCCTGGGCGTCAAGGCCGTCATCGCCGAGTCGTACGAGCGCATCCACCGCTCGAACCTCATCGGCATGGGCGTCATCCCGCTGCAGTACCCGGAGGGCCAGACCGCCGAGTCCCTCGGCCTGACCGGCGAGGAGGCCTTCTCCTTCACCGGCATCACCGAGCTGAACGAGGGCACCACGCCCCGTACGGTCAAGGTCACCACCGACACCGGTGTGGAGTTCGACGCGGTCGTCCGCATCGACACTCCCGGTGAGGCCGACTACTACCGCAACGGCGGCATCCTGCAGTACGTACTGCGCAGCCTGATCGCCAAGTAG
- a CDS encoding DUF4236 domain-containing protein codes for MPLTFRKSFRILPGVRLNINKKSWSVTTGGKKGPKHTHSSTGRRTTSMDLPGPFGWRRTTRAKRH; via the coding sequence ATGCCGCTCACATTCCGCAAGAGCTTCCGGATCCTGCCCGGCGTACGGCTGAACATCAACAAGAAGTCGTGGTCCGTCACGACCGGCGGCAAGAAGGGCCCCAAGCACACGCACAGCAGCACGGGACGCCGGACGACCTCGATGGACCTCCCCGGCCCCTTCGGCTGGCGGCGCACCACCCGCGCCAAGCGCCACTGA
- a CDS encoding helix-turn-helix domain-containing protein has protein sequence MADDYLVRIGKLIRDARQHRGWTQTQLAEALSTSQSAVNRIERGNQNISLEMIARIGEALDSEIVSLGYAGPMHLRVVGGRRLSGSIDVKTSKNACVALLCATLLNKGRTVLRRVARIEEVYRLLEVLGSIGVRTRWINGGVDLEIVPPAELDMAAIDETAARRTRSIIMFLGPLLHRMDGFKLPYAGGCDLGTRTIEPHMIALRRFGLDIAATEGMYHARVDRTVTPGRPIVLTERGDTVTENALLAAARHDGTTVIRNASSNYMVQDLCFFLEALGVRVEGIGTTTLTVHGVPNIDVDVDYSPSEDPVEAMSLLAAAVVTESELTVRRVPIEFLEIELAVLEEMGLDHDRTAEYYADNGRTRLVDLTVRPSKLEAPIDKIHPMPFPGLNIDNVPFFAAIAASAQGQTLIHDWVYDNRAIYLTDLNRLGGRLQLLDPHRVLVEGPTRWRAAEMMCPPALRPAVVVLLAMMAAEGTSVLRNVYVINRGYEDLAERLNSVGAQIEIFRDI, from the coding sequence ATGGCAGACGACTACCTCGTACGCATCGGCAAGCTCATCCGTGACGCCCGTCAGCATCGGGGCTGGACACAGACGCAGCTCGCCGAGGCGCTCAGCACCAGCCAGAGCGCGGTGAACCGTATCGAGCGCGGCAATCAAAACATCAGCCTTGAGATGATCGCCCGAATCGGTGAAGCGCTGGACAGTGAGATCGTCTCGCTCGGCTACGCAGGCCCGATGCATCTCCGTGTCGTCGGCGGCCGCCGCCTCTCCGGCTCGATCGACGTCAAGACCAGCAAGAACGCGTGCGTGGCGCTGCTCTGCGCGACGCTCCTGAACAAGGGCCGCACGGTGCTGCGCCGCGTCGCGCGCATCGAGGAGGTGTACCGCCTTCTGGAGGTACTGGGCTCCATCGGCGTACGCACCCGGTGGATCAACGGTGGCGTGGACCTGGAGATCGTGCCTCCCGCCGAGCTGGACATGGCCGCCATCGACGAGACGGCGGCCCGCCGCACCCGCTCGATCATCATGTTCCTCGGCCCGCTGCTGCACCGCATGGACGGCTTCAAGCTGCCGTACGCGGGCGGCTGCGACCTCGGTACGCGCACGATCGAGCCGCACATGATCGCGCTGCGCCGGTTCGGCCTGGACATCGCGGCCACCGAGGGCATGTACCACGCGCGGGTGGACCGCACGGTGACCCCGGGCCGCCCCATCGTGCTGACCGAGCGCGGCGACACGGTGACGGAGAACGCGCTGCTGGCCGCCGCCCGCCACGACGGCACGACGGTCATCCGCAACGCGTCGTCGAACTACATGGTCCAGGACCTCTGCTTCTTCCTGGAGGCGCTGGGCGTGCGGGTGGAGGGCATCGGCACCACGACCCTCACCGTGCACGGCGTGCCGAACATCGACGTGGACGTGGACTACTCCCCCTCCGAGGACCCGGTCGAGGCGATGAGCCTGCTGGCCGCCGCGGTCGTCACGGAGTCCGAGCTGACCGTGCGCCGCGTGCCGATCGAGTTCCTGGAGATCGAGCTGGCGGTCCTGGAGGAGATGGGCCTCGACCACGACCGCACGGCGGAGTACTACGCCGACAACGGCCGTACGCGCCTGGTGGACCTGACCGTGCGCCCCTCGAAGCTCGAAGCCCCGATCGACAAGATCCACCCCATGCCCTTCCCGGGCCTGAACATCGACAACGTCCCGTTCTTCGCGGCGATCGCGGCCTCCGCGCAGGGCCAGACGCTGATCCACGACTGGGTCTACGACAACCGCGCGATCTACCTCACGGACCTGAACCGCCTCGGCGGCCGCCTCCAGCTCCTCGACCCGCACCGCGTCCTGGTCGAGGGTCCCACCCGCTGGCGCGCGGCGGAGATGATGTGCCCGCCGGCGCTGCGCCCCGCGGTGGTGGTCCTCCTCGCGATGATGGCGGCGGAGGGCACGTCCGTCCTGCGGAACGTGTACGTCATCAACCGCGGCTACGAGGATCTGGCGGAACGACTCAACTCGGTGGGAGCGCAGATCGAGATCTTCCGCGACATCTGA